The genomic stretch ACAACGACAAGTATAAATCAGAATGAAGTTAAATTAAAATCAGAAAAAACAGAGATTAGTAATAATAATCTTAATAGTAATAAACCAAGAATACAAATAGCAATCTTGCTTGATTCTAGCAATAGTATGGATGGTTTAATCGAACAAACTCGTACTCAAATTTGGTCTGTGATTAATGCTGTTTCCAAAGTTACAAAAAATGGTCAAAATCCTATTTTTGAAGTATCTCTTTATCACTATGGTAATGATACATTACCCTCCTCAGAAGGTTTTAACCGAATGTTAAATGAACTTACTACAGATTTAGATAAAGTTTCGGAAAATTTATTCAGTATTCAAACGAATGGAGGACAAGAATATGCTGGTTGGGTTATTGATTCGGCAATGAATCAATTAAAATGGAGTGATAATACTCAAGATTTTCGGGTAATTTTTGTAGCTGGAAATGAACCTTTTGATCAAGGTACTTTAAATTGGCAAAAAGCGATGGAATCTGCCAGTAAAAAAGATGTAATTGTTAATACTATTTACTGTGGTGATTCAGAAAGTTCTGAAAGTAACCTTTGGGCAAATGCAGCTAATGTCGGTAAAGGCAGTTACTTCAATTTAAACCAAAACGAAAAAGTTGTCACTATCCCTACTCCCTATGATGCTGAAATAGCAGAATTGAATCGACAACTCAATGAGACTTATATTTATTACGGCAATGAAGGAGCTATTTCTTATGAGCGACAAACCCAACAAGATAGTAATGCTTTTGGTAGTTCTGAGTCAACAGGAATAAATCGATCGATCGCAAAAGTAACAGGTAATTATCGTAATTCTGATTGGGATTTAGTGGATGCCATTAAAGATAAAGTAGTAGATTTAAACACTTTAGATAAAAGCACTTTGCCTGAAAATTTGCGTTCTTTAAGTGTTTCGGAAATTAAACAAATAGTTGATGAGATGATGACTAAACGAGAACAAATTAAAGCAAAAATTGCCGAATTATCTCAAAAAAGAACTGAATATATTGCTAAAAATACTCCACAAGATGAAAGTAACAAAACTCTTGATAGTTTAATGATTTCTACCTTATATAAACAATTAGAAGCTAAAGGATTTGAGGTAAAATAATTCTATCATCAAACATAAAAATATCTTATTCATTGTTTTTTTTAGTCTTGTTATTAACAATTGTATTATTCATAAAAAAGATAATGCTTTTAACTCTAGGGTTTATGGTAGATAATCAGAGAAAAATAGGCTACTATTAAGACTTTAGTTTTTTATTTCTTATAGACAGTAAATTTATGGGTAAGTTAAGGGTAGGATTGTTATTTGGAGGAAAATCGGGAGAACATCAAGTCTCTATTATATCGGCACGATCGATCCTAAAAGGGTTAACCTCAGAAAGTAATAGTAGCAAATATGATGTAATACCCATTTATATTGATAAATCGGGCTATTGGCGCAGTAGTGACATTGCCAGAGAAATTCTTGCCAGTGGTATTCCAATCGATAATGATTCTACCACAACTTCCTTATGGAATTTTCCTCCTGAATGTAATAATATCGATGTGTGGTTTCCTATTCTACATGGACCCAATGGTGAAGATGGTACAGTACAAGGATTATTAACTTTAATGCAAGTGCCTTTTGTGGGTTCTGGTGTATTAGGCTCGGCAGTAGGGATGGATAAAATCGCCATGAAAAATATTTTTGCCCAAGAAGGATTACCCCAAGTTAAGTATATTGGTATTAATCGTGATGAGATTTATAGTGGTGCTTGTATCTTTCCGAAGTTGTGTGACAAAATTGAAGAGGAGTTGGGCTATCCTTGTTTTGTGAAACCTGCTAATCTGGGATCATCCGTGGGTATTGCTAAAGCAAAAACTCGATCGGAATTAGAAAGTGCTTTAGATAATGCGGCTAGTCTCGATCGACGTGTTATTGTGGAAGCAGGAGTTAAAGCCAGAGAAGTTGAGTGTGCTGTTTTAGGTAACGACAATCCCAAAGCCTCTGTTATCGGAGAGATAACCTATAATGCAGATTTTTATGACTACGAAACTAAATATACTGATGGTAGGGCGAATTTAATTATTCCTGCGGATATTCCCCCCCATATTGTAACTAAAATTCAAGAAATGTCGATCGAAGCATTCCGTGCAGTATCAGCCCGAGGA from Geminocystis sp. NIES-3709 encodes the following:
- a CDS encoding D-alanine--D-alanine ligase family protein: MGKLRVGLLFGGKSGEHQVSIISARSILKGLTSESNSSKYDVIPIYIDKSGYWRSSDIAREILASGIPIDNDSTTTSLWNFPPECNNIDVWFPILHGPNGEDGTVQGLLTLMQVPFVGSGVLGSAVGMDKIAMKNIFAQEGLPQVKYIGINRDEIYSGACIFPKLCDKIEEELGYPCFVKPANLGSSVGIAKAKTRSELESALDNAASLDRRVIVEAGVKAREVECAVLGNDNPKASVIGEITYNADFYDYETKYTDGRANLIIPADIPPHIVTKIQEMSIEAFRAVSARGLSRVDFFYITDTEEIFINEINTLPGFTSLSMYPQLWEASGIPFSELVDKLITLAISNS
- a CDS encoding VWA domain-containing protein, giving the protein MLNNLKSALQSKKILMVGTIVLLSLTSGTIAISSNFQTTTSINQNEVKLKSEKTEISNNNLNSNKPRIQIAILLDSSNSMDGLIEQTRTQIWSVINAVSKVTKNGQNPIFEVSLYHYGNDTLPSSEGFNRMLNELTTDLDKVSENLFSIQTNGGQEYAGWVIDSAMNQLKWSDNTQDFRVIFVAGNEPFDQGTLNWQKAMESASKKDVIVNTIYCGDSESSESNLWANAANVGKGSYFNLNQNEKVVTIPTPYDAEIAELNRQLNETYIYYGNEGAISYERQTQQDSNAFGSSESTGINRSIAKVTGNYRNSDWDLVDAIKDKVVDLNTLDKSTLPENLRSLSVSEIKQIVDEMMTKREQIKAKIAELSQKRTEYIAKNTPQDESNKTLDSLMISTLYKQLEAKGFEVK